The genomic region agtcttgaaggggttaatttgagcttgggtattacccataagtgatgttgtcctgattagccaggaataagaACAATGTATTCCATACATACCTGTACATTTCTTTCCCTGGCTATTTTTTATGGCAGCAAAAACTCCACACTCATATATTTTGCCATTGATTTAAAACCAGACTGATgtatggaaggaggagggagctttTGTACGCCCAGTCTCTCTTTTCATTGGTTTATAACAAACTCTCTAATAATTGGTGTTGTTTTCTTGTGTGTGTAATtttcaggatgtaagggttccaGCTTGTAATGCTAGCGCCAGCCAGCAGGTGGCGACGTGACGTTCAATGAATTGATTTACAAACACGTAGAACAGATGTCGCCTAGTTTTATACGTCACTGGAAGGCGCCGGGTTGCTAAGGAAACGACGGTTGAAAGATGGAGGAAGATGAGAGAAATGTGCATTATGTAAAAATAGTGCAGGTGAGATTGTCAGCCGGGAGAATTGCTAATGTACTGCTTGTGGACAGAAGAGAGTCAGCAGGAGACATTACAAACAGGGACAGTGAGGGAGGCAcacacaaatataataataacccTGTGTAACCCGGCCAGGCTCCTCTCTCCATGCTCACACTGCTCAGAGAAATGGGGTCTGTTCAGTCTAACCCGAGTTATGTTATTCACGGAGACTATACAGACTATTATATGGAGAATATATGCAGTGTTATAGGGAGGCTATATACAGTGTTATATGGAGGCTATATACAGTGCTATAGGGAGGCTATATACAGTGTTATAGGGAGGCTATATACAGTGTTATAGGGAGCCTATATACAGTGTTATAGGGAGGCTATATACAGTGTTATAGGGAGGCTATATGCAGTGTTATAGGGAGCCTGTATGCAGTGTTATAGGGAGGCTATATGCAGTGTTATAGGGAGGCTATATGCAGTGTTATAGGGAGGCTATATGCAGTGTTATAGGGAGGCTATATACAGTGTTATAGGGAGGCTATAAACAGTGTTATAGGGAGGCTATATACAGTGTTATAGGGAGGCTATATACAGTGTTATAGGGAGGCTATATACAGTGTTATAGGGAGGCTATATGCAGTGTTATAGGGAGGCTGTATGCAGTGTTATAGGGAGCCTGTATGCAGTGTTATAGGGAGCCTATATGCAGTGTTATAGGGAGGCTATATGCAGTGTTATAGGGAGGCTATATGCAGTGTTATAGGGAGGCTATATGCAGTGTTATAGGGAGGCTATATACAGTGTTATAGGGAGGCTATATACAGTGTTATAGGGAGGCTATAAACAGTGTTATAGGGAGGCTATAAACAGTGTTATAGGGAGGCTATATACAGTGTTATAGGGAGGCTATATACAGTGTTATAGGGAGGCTATATGCAGTGTTATAGGGAGGCTGTATGCAGTGTTATAGGGAGGCTGTATGCAGTGTTATAGGGAGCCTATATGCAGTGTTATAGGGAGGCTATATGCAGTGTTATAGGGAGGCTATATGCAGTGTTATAGGGAGGCTATATACAGTGTTATAGGGAGGCTATATACAGTGTTATAGGGAGGCTATAAACAGTGTTATAGGATGGCTATAAACAGTGTTATAGGGAGGCTATATACAGTGTTATAGGGAGGCTATAAACAGTGTTATAGGGAGGCTATATACAGTGTTATAGGGAGGCTATATACAGTGTTATAGGGAGCCTATATGCAGTGTTATAGGGAGCCTATATACAGTGTTATAGGGAGGCTATATGCAGTGTTATAGGGAGGCTATATGCAGTGTTATAGGGAGGCTATATGCAGTGTTATAGGGAGCCTGTATGCAGTGTTATAGGGAGCCTATATGCAGTGTTATAGGGAGGCTATAAACAGTGTTATAGGGAGGCTATATGCAGTGTTATAGGGAGGCTATATGCAGTGTTATAGGGAGGCTATATGCAGTGTTATAGGGAGGCTATATGCAGTGTTATAGGGAGGCTATATGCAGTGTTATAGGGAGGCTATATGCAGTGTTATAGGGAGGCTATATGCAGTGTTATAGGGAGGCTATATGCAGTGTTATAGGGAGGCTATATGCAGTGTTATAGGGAGGCTATATGCAGTGTTATAGGGAGGCTATATACAGTGTTATAGGGAGGCTATAAACAGTGTTATAGGGAGGCTATATACAGTGTTATAGGGAGGCTATATACAGTGTTATAGGGAGCCTATATACAGTGTTATAGGGAGCCTATATACAGTGTTATAGGGAGGCTATATACAGTGTTATAGGGAGCCTATATACAGTGTTATagggatttttatgtgaatgtgatgtatattttagaagttatgaatatgctgtaaaaactgtatttttcctgcctgtgataaattacattaacccattgtgttcagtaattatatcacaggcagaggggaggattttatgtgtttgttctgggtgtgttttatgttttactgtacagcattggttacatgttgtccctccctgtgggatgtcccctcgcatggggacttgcataaaagtctgtgagtgttaattaaaacagacagaccactgcttgaccctcaacacggagccttgtctcgttcttggggagatttactgtatgctgttagagactgattgccaggagtgtaagctgattgtctgcttttcctgttcgtctgctagcagctatttgtgaggttccagttcgggaggtggagtgctattttgtatccagttcgggagtttggtgttctgcagtagctttgcctgtatctctggaaggggaagatctactaaacggctttaaccccttttatgcctgggggtgccgttacaagtgttatttagtaaagtgataattcaaagtgaatttaaaacttaaagagacactccaggcaccaaaacaacttcatgttGAAgttaatgaagttgttttggtgtcaggAGGACCCTGGAGGCATTCCTACCTCAAGAGGTTAAACCGTTCTTGAAGTCAGTCAGCGGCGCCCTGGcccagcggcactctgcactttctgaatctgaaaattcagaagccagatgccgcTAGGGGAGGAGTGTACATCGCCGCTGGAGACAACTATGGAGTTAAACCGTTCTAGTGTGGTTTaatcccttgaggtaagagtgcctccaatGGCCTCCTCACACCCTAACAAATTAAttaagattaagttgttttggtgcctggagagtccctttaaggctagAACAGCCAAACTGAAAGTATTGCAGCCTTAGAGATTTTTtctagtttggttattttgaccttaaatttgaaattcactttgaattctcactttagtaaattaccctgTCGGTCTCACTTTCACCTACATCCTTTTATCATAACTAGCATTTTTCACGGTCTCTCTCCTGATGTGCATGTGTTGTAAGGATGCACAAGTGTACAAGTTAGTTACATTAAGTTACATTAAGGAAGTGAGTGAACTAGTTAGGGTCAGAAACAATTCTCAGAGTAAGAGAATTATATTGGGATGTTAAAAGATTACAGGTGATGAAGTTATTTTATTGCCATTGAAAGAGGTACTACAGAGGACAGTGGGTGAGATGAAACTAAAACCAATATGTAACGAAACACCGAGTTATGAAGGTTGAGAAGATGGCAGTGGTCCACACTGTCATAAGCAGCAGAAAGCTCAAGGTGAATTAGTGCACAGAACTGAAGATAAACTTGTGTAGAGAACTGAATTTAGCAAGTTTTAAAGATGTGTCCATGCAGTCACAGTAGTTTCAGTTTAGAAACAAGAACATAAGCCATATTGAAGAGGTTCAGGTTTTGAGCAAGTTCCTTTGCCTGAGATATAAAGAAAGCTAGTTTAGAGTTGAAACTGTAATTGTATAGGGAATTTATACTTGGTATTTGTTTAAGGATTGGAGGGATCTTTTGTGAACAGAGCTTTTTGTGAGATAGCCTGTCATGCGACCATTAATAGCTTAATTTATGATAAAACACAAATTAAGGTATTTGGTAAGCTAGGAGAAGGCATGTTGCCTTCTGATTCATGGTTTAGTTGTGCTTTCACTTACataactatttatttttaattttctatgTGATTGATGCTCACAGGCCTATGTGCGTGGTTTTCTAGTGCGTCAGAAGATGCATATTGTGCAGAAGGAATATGCAGCAATTGCAAGAGAGATTGAGGGAGAAGAGAGAACCCTGCTTTGGGAGAAAGGTCCAGTCTCCATACCACAGTTCATCCAACCGGTTAGTATTGTCTTAACTTACTAAGAAGGTGACGTACATCTAGAGCTTTTAGTGTCTTACTTGACAGACTCTGAATTATTGTCTTTCTATTAGGGAATTACCAAGAAGGAACTGAACTGTCGAAACATGCACAATATTCACAATGATGCATGTATACATGAGTCTTCAGAAAACATTGAGAACATAAATCTAAGACATCCGTCTTCCACTGATGCATTTATAGACCACAAGTATCTACAGAACAAAAACTCAGAGGGTGGCCATTCTTGTAATCAATCAGAGCAAAACATAGCAGGACAAGAGAAAGACCTAGCTAGACCTGGACTGGAGAGGGAACTAGCTGGGCCGGAAAGAGACCTAACTTGGAGAACAGGATGTAGCCTAGAGGCTGATAAAGGCAAAGAGAGACACCTGGCTAATGAAGAGAGGGATAAGTACATGTTTGAAACTAATGGTGAGTGTGACAGCTTCCTATTGGCTTCTGACCAAGTGAATAGTATATGCATGACTGGGAGTACCCAAGAGAAGGACCGCTGCCTGGATTGGATTGGTCCTGAGAATTTAGCGTACCTGGATGACACCAAACTTGAAGTGTCAAATGATAGAAGTCAAAGCTCAAAAGCTAAAGTGTCGCTTAACCAAAGGCAAGGATTCCTGAATTGGAGCAGACAAACTATTCAGAATGGAAAAGTGCTGGAAACAGGTGAGAAGGACAACGTTAAAGAACTTGGCTACTGTTGTGTATTGTACTTGTATTTTCTAAGTACATGTAATTATTCCTAGCTAGTTcactttatttaaaggaccactatagtcacccagaccacttcagctcaatgaagtggtctgcgtgccaggtcccccaagttttagagaaactgctatgtttacattgcagggttaatccagactctagtgctggataaaggtaagtggctgaatgggttggGGATGGGGgtgacctaaggactatatagtggtcctttaatcttctTTCTAttaagatgcaaaaaaaaaaaaaagattggtaaCATTCCAAGTGAGAACAGTTGAGAACAAAGATTTATTTTTGTGATATTGTTATAAATCTAGGGTGACCTGTGTGCCTTACTCTCCATTACCTTATTTACACTGTGAATTGCTTGTTAGTATTTCAATGCTAACTTTCAGATCTATAtcatatgttattttattaatgttcTCTAGCATTGatgttatatatgttattttattaatgttcTCTAGCATTGAATGGATAAAGAGAGGTACAAATTGTTGATGATTACACCAATGGCAATTGTACATTAAAAAtccaaatgtaaatgtaaaatgtcTGTACATTTTTATCCctaggaaaaaaaacatttaatgtatCCATGCAGATTGTGGAGATGCTGAGCGTcaatgctgcacactgtacagcactggactaggaagctcactagtggccgtctgagtgattgccactagaagtgttactaggcagcaatgtaaacactaccttttctctgaaaaggcagcatttactttgaaaagcctgcagagacaggctacatacaccagaaccactacattaagctgtagtgtttgtggtgactatagtgtccctatgacGTGTCTATTTCATGAGAATGCACTTTAATATAGGATTGGGACGCCTCCATGTCGGTCAAGCTTCCTCTCTCAGTATGAGGCAATTATAGTTCTCTTGTAATTAAttttctcatagggaagcattggccAATCAgatttgtgcatttgcagcaagtGTTGTGGCAGGGGTTGCATCAAAGCAGAGCACTAGTAGGAATCATTGTATCATTAGCATAAAGCTTATGAAgataaaataatgtaattaaaatataGTTCATTTTTAAGAATTCATGCTCTTCCctttcaattaaaggaacactacattcttaggaatacaaacatgtgttcTTAATGCTTTAGTGGTCTCATCTCAATTTAGGTTTAGGGGTCTAAAAAAGGAAAAGAGTTTTTACTACCCTTTTTCTTGGTGCTTTGACTCACTTGTTCCAGCCACccactcctcctcccatgacatcCCTCCGGCATGACTTCTTTCTCTTCTCATCCAGTCCAATGCTGCTCATGGAGGCAGCCACTATAGGTGTAATGGAAACATTGCAAtggactgcaatgtaaacataaatgGCTAAAATGACAGGTACACagaactcagaccacttcattaaagaaccactaaagtcacccaggccactcaATGAAGTGACCTGGGTGCAGTGTTTCTttaggtttaaccctgcaatatacaACATTGCAGGTTTTTTAGAAActataatgtttacattgcagggttaagtccatgTTCAATGGCTCTTTctgacagccaccagagacaCTTCTGATGCAGTTAAACACGATTTTGTGACATAGAAaccaccataggaaagcactgagtcaatgctttcctgtggggaaggtTGGATGCGTGCACAGGGTCACCACATATGTTTTAATCAGATTCCAAATGCTCTTCTATGATCTTGGGGGCCAAGGCCTTCCTCATTCTACTTATACGTAATTGCACATGCATCATTTAATTAGTTGCCTCATCTAAACTCAGCAGGCTTCTCAATTCTACCTCGAAGCTGCAGGACACAGCTTCCACCATAATTGTAACGAGTAGATATTGACCTATGAATGTTTGCAGGTTCTGAGCAAACCTGCTTAGTTATTTCTAGTACCTACTCATCAAAACCCAGGTTAACTTGACATTTTGTGACTAAATCTGACGCTTAAGTCTACAAGCATAATTGCAGTTGTTGTTTATGTAGTCTAAAGGTTTCCATGGTTTTCATAGCAATAGGGAAAACGtggacatatatttttttcattctccTGTCTTTGTAGCAAATAGAGTAAAATATTTTCCAATATCTTTAAAGGAATACCATTAAATAATCTGCATGAGCTGAGACAACATCGGAGCCACCTTGCCATGGAGATGTTGTGGGTGCAACAAGCTATTACAAGCCGAAAAAATgtgagttattttattttttcttgctaAATCTTCTAATGCCTTAGATTCTCTCCTTTTATAATCCGGCCACTCTCTTTCAGCCATTTCATATACGTCCAACAAAACTCTGTGCCTTCGCATAAGcagcatatatttatttattgggcATGCCCACAAATATTCTTCTTCCTATTTATCACCTTTATTTCTATACTTGAGAGCCTTTTTACCGATGTTATGTTCCGAGCTCAAGAAGGATTTTAAAGCTACCGAATGGAATGTGTGCAGTTTCCCTTCCTCCTCTGTCTGTAATAGGGAAAGTGATACTAATACGTGATTTGTTGTTGTAAGCCCAACTGGGCTGCAATCGGAAAAAACTAGGGGGATTAACATTAAAAACACTACATGTGTAGAATCAACATACATATAGAATCGATAAAACAGTAtaatgcataccaaaaataaaccaGTGTCAAGAATATAAAGCCGCAtacatgggaaaaaaataaatatatatatatatatatatatatatatatatatatatatagatatatatagatatagatatagatatagatatagatatatagatagatatccaTATCCAGACTGATGAAAGGCCGGATGAGGACTGAATCGGTGATACTGTAAAGTTACCGAACCTTGGTGACCAGTGAGTGCCCTTCTTGTATGTATCCAGGCTGAAGTAGATACTAGGAATTCGCCAATTCCCAAACGTTTGGCGAGTCCCTTTCAGTCCCCAAGAAGGCCTCCAGAGTCCCAGGTTCCCACAGAGGATAAACGGGTCAGGAAACTGCCACTAACCAGTCACCAGGATAATAGGTGAACTAGGGCACAGTACCTTCCAAGCACATTTCCCAAATGTAGGCTTCTGTAAAGTGGAGGTGGTCCAAGGGGATTAACCCTTTGAGAGCTCTCCTAGAGACGGTCAGTGGTGTATACTTTTGAAGCTTTGGTAATTCATCCACTGCTGTAGTAGGGCCCTGACCAACTGGGTGAGGTGTCCGCATAGCCTGCTGGGATAGAAGCGCTCGTTTTGCAGACTTCTGTCGGGATTTGAGCATCAAGCAAATGTTTGCACCTAAAGAGTCGAAGGCTTCAAGAACATCCCATTGACCCGCTGCCCGCCACATGCCACTGCCGAACGACCCGCATCTGCCATCAGGAAGTGGGGGGGCGAGGCCAATCAGATGTAGCCTTCTCCCAGGGAACACAGGACCCGAGGATCGTCTACTTCCTCCATACCCCAGCCCCTAGATAGACAACTCACTGCCAAACAAGCTTGCCACGATGGGTGAAAAGAACACTGTTCAAGCTTGGTGGGTTCACGAAGGCACCCGTGCCAAGGATTATAAAGCAATGAGCTTCCAAGGTAACAATTTAAGTGATTTTGGCACAGGGCTCAAGTCTTGGCAGTCAAGACCCCCCCTACCCCTTTTCACTAATCTTAAATGGACAGTCTGGATCCCTAGCATGCTCAAATgctttacactgatcagccacaacattaaaaccactgaccggtGATTTAATCCTTACACtggcacctgtcaatgggttgggatatattaggcagcaagtgaacagtcagttcttgaatttcatgttttggaagcaggaaaaatgggcaagcgaaaagatctgagtgactttgacaagggccaaatagtgatgtctAGACGACTGAGTCGGAGCAGCTCCAAAACGACAAATCATGATCCCGGTGTGCAGTGGTTAATACCTACTaaaagtagtgcaaggaaggacaactggtgaaccagcgacagggtcatgggcgcccacAACTCTTGAAGCACATAGGAGCCGTTTGGTCTGATTACACAGAAGAGTTAACACAGCTCAAAtttctgaaaaacttaatgctggccatgatagaaaggtaaaTTGTAGATATAAGAGAGTGCAAAATAGGTGgcaatagataaaaataaaaccataaacCAATTAAAAGAACAAGCATGTGTCAGTTCTGTAGTTTGCCAATAAAAAGGATATtcaaaatggtaaaataaatgGCAGGGTTTTAATTTGCGTCCCACTGTCCAGAGCCACAAAGTATCCTCTGACTGATGGATATATACAATGGAGCCACCTTAAAAGATACAAAAAGGAATATAGTATAGTACTGTAAATGTATTCAAAAACACTTATCCCCACATAAATCTGTACCACACAGATTTTATGTAAGAGTTCCTATATGGGGATAAGGGTTATATTGACTAAGTGCAGACACAagtatttttagttatttatatatagaacaCACATTTCATCGCAGTTTGCTTAATATGGGCTGCATAGCCACAAACCATGAGCTGGCTGCCCTGGAGAAGAATCAAACTGACATGCCCACtttgggaagtgtgtgtatgtcattggtGTTGACACAAAACCCCTTTAATATTAGGCTGCTCTGCATTTAAATTCCCAGCCTGAATTTTTGTTCCAGTCTAGCCCTGCTTCTTAATGTGCTGTCCTCATTGTGTAGTCCTATTACACTTAATGGGTATAATTGAAAAGTATCAATTCTATTCTCTGTTCCTTTCTTTCTAGTATCTTATGGTCCGACATAAACTCGGGATGCCTCATTGAATCTGAAATGTCTTTTGATTGAAAGAGAAGAAGAAATTCACAAGGAGTGCTGCTGTGCATACCACATTCCCTTTCCATCTAACACTGAGCATGTGGGAAAGCGCATCTGTTATTTTTGACTAAAATATGTGAATATTGTAGAGATACCCAGTTATTACTACAGACTTCTCCTGATCTGTCAATGTATATGTCGAATATCTCTTTAAAAGGGCTGAATAAATATTGTCTGGACTAAAACCAGGACATAATTATTGCAAccagtgtttttaattatttgctaATTTTTGATTTACACTAAGTAATAAAATGCAGAAACTAGACCAGTTGAAGAACATCTGCAACAgaagtaaaaattaaaagtttgtgGAAACAAAGGTGTCTGTCATAACATGCAAGTGTG from Pelobates fuscus isolate aPelFus1 chromosome 1, aPelFus1.pri, whole genome shotgun sequence harbors:
- the IQCC gene encoding IQ domain-containing protein C, giving the protein MEEDERNVHYVKIVQAYVRGFLVRQKMHIVQKEYAAIAREIEGEERTLLWEKGPVSIPQFIQPGITKKELNCRNMHNIHNDACIHESSENIENINLRHPSSTDAFIDHKYLQNKNSEGGHSCNQSEQNIAGQEKDLARPGLERELAGPERDLTWRTGCSLEADKGKERHLANEERDKYMFETNGECDSFLLASDQVNSICMTGSTQEKDRCLDWIGPENLAYLDDTKLEVSNDRSQSSKAKVSLNQRQGFLNWSRQTIQNGKVLETGIPLNNLHELRQHRSHLAMEMLWVQQAITSRKNYLMVRHKLGMPH